The sequence below is a genomic window from Mycobacterium sp. ITM-2016-00316.
CGATCCGCCGCTGAGCGCGATCCGCTTCACGGTGGATCCGCAGGCTTGCAGGACCGCGGCGCGATGCACCAGTCCCACAGCCGCCGTCGCCCATTCCGCCATTACCGGCCCGTCGCCGACTTCGGCGTGCAGTCCGATGACCTTCAACCGCCGGTCCCCCAGCATCAACGGGGCGCGTTCGTCGAGGTAGAGATACTTGGTACCGGCTGCGCATTCGTCGAGGCGGGCCATCTGATGTGCGGTGCACACGATGAAGCGGCGTACCCCGAGACCGGCGGCACGGCGAGTGGCGGCGCTGTCCGGTCCGCACCGGTACACGACCTGGAAGGGCCGAATGCGGTAGCGGCGCACCAGGTCGAGGTCGCGGCCATCGTGCGCGGTCACCGAAACACAGTGCGCGCGAGCCCAATCAGCCAGTGCCGGGTCGGTCAACGCCGTGGCGGGCAGGCTGTGAGCGGCTATCGCGAGGGTCATGTGTCCAGGTGTACGTCGGGCCGTGCGGTACCGCCGCTGTCCCAACGCAACCCTGACGTCCGCGGGGCCGGTCCTTACGCGATGTTGATGCGGCGGAACTCGCTGGGATTGACGCCACGCACCCGCTTGAACGCCGCGCTGAAGGTGAAGGGATCGGTGTAGCCGACGGCTCGGGCGACCTCCCTGACCGTCGCCGTCTGCTGCTCGATCAGCAGGTCCATCGCCAGGGTCATCCGCCACCCGGTGAGGTAGGTCAGCGGCGGCTCACCGACCAGATCGGTGAAACGTTTGGCCAGCGTCGACCGGGACACGCCCGCTTGCGCCGCCAGCGACGACACCGTCCATGGCGCAGTGGGGTCGGCGTGCAACAGTCTCAGCACGTCACCGACCACCGGATCACGCTGGGCGGTCCACCAGGCCGGCGGGTGACCCTCGGGGCTGTCGAACCAGGTCCGCAACGTGCACACCAGCATCCAGTCCAGCAATCGGTCCAGCACCACCTGTTGACCGGGGATGTCGAGCGCCGCCTCGACGGCCAGGTGGTCCAGCACCGCGTCGCCGTTGCCACCACTGGACAGGTGCAACACCGCGGGCAACGCGTCGAGCAGGCGGCGGCTGATCTCACCGCGCACCGGGTAGGCGCCGACCACCAAGGTGGTGGTTCCCGCACCGGAAGCGCAGTCGTCATTCCACCCGA
It includes:
- a CDS encoding AraC family transcriptional regulator: MDVFGDLCRGVRAHGSLFGSSQLSAPWSLRFVDGAPLTLCTVLDGQGWLVPEHGAPVQMRDRDTVVVKGPDTFTFVDDLDTAAEPIACGEMCAKPEYGGTRHRIGWNDDCASGAGTTTLVVGAYPVRGEISRRLLDALPAVLHLSSGGNGDAVLDHLAVEAALDIPGQQVVLDRLLDWMLVCTLRTWFDSPEGHPPAWWTAQRDPVVGDVLRLLHADPTAPWTVSSLAAQAGVSRSTLAKRFTDLVGEPPLTYLTGWRMTLAMDLLIEQQTATVREVARAVGYTDPFTFSAAFKRVRGVNPSEFRRINIA